The genomic DNA CACTGGATCATAGCAACACCGGCGATGCTCACCGGGATCCCCTCAAACATCCTCTTTAGCCTTGCTCTCCCCACAATCGCCGCACTTTCTGCCGTCAATCTCTACGGAGTGGGACACCTGACCCTACGGCGTACCAGATTACTCCCGGTACTGGCATTTTTTGTCGTAAATCCGTACTTCATCTACCTTGGCCTTACCGGAACCAGGGCCTTTACCCTTCTCTGGGATAGCAGCAGAGTCATTCAGGACACTATCAACGAATATCCACTCTTCTCATTTCTGTTTGGTGATGTCCATGCCCATGTCCTTGGTATCATGGCCCAGTCATTTCTGGTTCTCATGGTAACCGCTGCGTTGGTATGCTGGAGAGATGGAACCAGGGCACGTATCTTAATTCTTCTCCTGACTGCACTCGGGCTTTCGGTAATTCCGGTAGTCAACAGTTGGGATGTCCTGATTTGGGCACCGATGATTCTGGTAACAGGCTTTTGTCTGATTGGACGTGAATATAGAGGGGCACCAGCCCTTACAATTCAGGTTGTTATGCACACTGTGCAGACAATGATCCGGGAGCGGGGGGGACAATGGTTCCAAAAACCCGTGATTGCTGCAGGATTTTATCTCCTCCTTGTTCCGGCCCTGAGTCTGGCCCTCATCAGTCCGCTCCTCCTTGGGATGCATACCCAGGGAATTGCAGGGATTGGGTTTGTCCATACCCCGACTGATATCTGGCAGTTTATCATGGTCCATGGCTGGTTCTTTGCTGCCTTTTTATTCTCTTTCAGGTCAGAACTCAGAAAAGTCCCTTGGATCCTTCTTGCTATCTTCCCGTTCTTTCTGACCGGGTACCTCTCCGCTGCACTTGCAACCCTGATCCTGATTTTTGTCATCAGGCGAAGATCAGGATCTGCAGATCTTCTGGCTGCAGGAGGACTTACAATTCTGCTCTTTTGTGAACTTATCTACCTGGCAGATAACATGGGAGAGGTCTATTACCGGATGAACACGGTATTCAAACTCTATATCGGTGCCTGGCTCCTCTGCGGAACTGCTGCGGCCCTGATGATTGGAAACGAGCTGGATGCATATATCACCAGAAAACCAGGGCGGACTTCACGGGTCATCAGTGTATCTATCATAATCCTGCTCTGTCTCTGCCTGATTGTCCCCCCGGTCATCGTCTCAACCATTCACGGACCACATACCCCTACCCTGGATGGCATGGCATGGCTTTCACAATCTCATAGGGAGGATGCTGAAGCTCTTGCATTTTTACGAACACTCCCCGGTGAGCATATTATCGTGGAAGCAGCCGGGGATGACTACCAGTATACCTCACGGGTCTCATCATTCACCGGAATCCCGACGATCATCGGATGGCAGTTCCATGAATATATGTGGAGGGGGAATTATCCGGAAGGCTGGTATGGTGAGCGGGGCAATCATATCAGGACCATATATGAAAACCCGGACCAGACCATCCCCCTCATGGAACGGTACCGGGCAGATCTGCTCTATGTCGGCCCTGAAGAGCAACAAAAATATACTATTTCGATACCTGCCCATGACCTTCAGGAACTCTACCGGAATCGCGATGTCGTGATCTACCAGCATCAGGCTTGATGAAACCCGGCCAGTCGGGGAGATATTTCCCTTGGAAACAAAACCAGATCTACGAACCTTTAAACGCCCACAATCGTAACTAATATGGCACATTCGTCATCTGCTGATGAGTGATGACGGAGGGTCATGCCCCTCCTGAATGAGGTGAATTCATGGCAAACTACGTTACCTTTGAAGTCTCTGAAGAGATCCAGAACAAGGCTCTTGAAGCCGTCGAAGCCGCACGTGAAAGCGGAAAAATCAAAAAGGGCTCCAACGAAGCCACCAAGGCCATCGAGCGCGGGATCGCACAGCTGGTCCTTATTGGCGGAGATGTTGAACCAGCAGAGATCGTCATGCATCTTGGACCACTCTGCGAAGAAAAGAAGATTCCGTATCTCTTCATCAGCAAGCAGAATGATATCGGCGCTGCTTGCGGACTGGAAGTCGGCTCTGCTGCTGCAGCTATCGTAAAGTCCGGAAAAGCAAAAGAGACCATCGATGAAATTGCTGCCCAGATAGCAGCTCTCAAAGCTGAGTGAATACCATGGACGGAACGCCCGCTGAAGTAATCGAGGTTATCGGGTCAACCGGTATGCATGGAGAAGCCATGCAGGTGAAAGCCCGTATCCTTGATGGCCCGAACAAGGGGCGGATTATCACCCGTAACACGGTAGGACCGATCCGTGAAGGTGATGTTCTGATGCTCCTTGAGACTGAACGTGAAGCAAAGAAACTTTCCCGGAGGTAAGAACAATGATTGATACGCATATCTGTTCTTTCTGCGGCCTGCAGATGGAGCCTGGAACCGGGAAGATGTACGTCAAAAAGGACGGACAGATTTTCTATTATTGCAGCACCAAGTGCCAGAAGAACCATAAGCTCGGACGTATTCCACGCCGTGTCAGATGGACCACCGCTGGCCGGAAAGCTCTTGGCAAGGTATAACAATGGAACGGACATTTCTGATGGTAAAGCCAGACGGAGTTCAGCGCGGACTGATCGGTGAGGTTATCACCCGGTTTGAACGCCGCGGATTCAAGATGGTTGCCTCACGATTTGAAAAACTTCCTGATGCACGGGTCATGGAGCATTATGCTGAACACGTGCAGAAACCCTTCTTCCCAGGTCTGAAGGCATACATCACGTCCGGACCGTGTTTCCTTATGGTATGGGAAGGAAAAGATATCGTAAAGATAAGCAGGGATATGATCGGAGCAACCAATCCGGCCGGTGCTGCACCAGGTACGATTCGTGGAGACTATGCCCTTGAGATAGGGATGAATGTCATCCATGGCTCTGATTCTGTTGAAACTGCAAATCGCGAGATTGCTATTCATTTCAAACCGGAAGAACTTGTTTCATATACCCGGATAGATGAACAGTACCTCTACGAATAATTTTTTTTTGGTTTTACCATCTTTTTTCCATTCCGGTTCATTGAACAGATGTTTCAATACAAAAGAAGTAAAATAGTATCTGACTGGTGACCTGGAATGAACTCAGAAAACCGGACGATCAGAATCACTTCACTCTGTATCCTTGTATCTCTTCTGATTGCCGTCGTTCTGATATCCGGATGCACAGAGACTGACCGCCTTTCAGACGAAGCAAAGACCGCGTATAATTCTGGAAGGTATGCCGAGGCAGTATCACTCTATAACCAGGCCATCGAATTGTCAGGAAGCAATAGTCAGCTCTACTACCTGAAAGGGCAGGCCCTTTTTGAACTAGTCAGATATAAAGACGCAATAGATGCGTTTACGGCAGCAATACGAATACAACCGGATTATCCTGAGGCATGGTTCATGAAAGGCAGGGCCAGTTATATGATGGGTGATTATGATGAGGCTGTCAGGTCATTCTATAAGGCAATCGAACTTGATGAGACCAACACCGAGTACTGGTATCATCGGGGCCTTGCTCTGTCAGGCCGGGGACAATATGATCTTGCCATCTCTCATTTTGATAAGATACTTCAGATGAACCCATCGCTGGAGAAGGCCTGGAGCTCACGCGGGTATGCCTATGTTATGGAAAAGAACTATAATGATGCGCTGGATTCATTTGAGGAAGCATTGAAGATAAATCCAGGCAATGCAGAGAACTGGATAAACAAGGCATCAGTCCTGCGGGTTTTGGGAAGAACTGATGAGGCTGATATCGCCATAAGTCAGGCAAATCTTCTCTATAAAAAGCAGGGAGAGGTTATTGCCCGTAAAATCCCAAAAACTCCTATAACAGTTATTCCCTGACCCGGCAGGAAGACATTTCATATTTCTCTGACAACCTTTAGAGAGAATTGTGCATTCAGGCACCTGGAATGTGTATCTTCATGAAGTTCGTTTCAACTGTTGTATTGGCCCTGTCTGTGCTGATGCTTATTCTCCTGTGCGGATGTCTGGGAACTGAGGGATGGAGTGCACAGGACTGGATAGAGCAGGGAAACCGGTTTGCAAAAGACGGACTCTATACAGAGGCAGTGGATGCATATAGTCATTCAATCCGGCTTGACCCGATAAACCCAAAGGTATGGACCTACCGTGGCATTGCACTTCAGCATCTTGGTCGGCAGCAGG from Methanospirillum hungatei JF-1 includes the following:
- the ndk gene encoding nucleoside-diphosphate kinase — protein: MERTFLMVKPDGVQRGLIGEVITRFERRGFKMVASRFEKLPDARVMEHYAEHVQKPFFPGLKAYITSGPCFLMVWEGKDIVKISRDMIGATNPAGAAPGTIRGDYALEIGMNVIHGSDSVETANREIAIHFKPEELVSYTRIDEQYLYE
- a CDS encoding 30S ribosomal protein S28e; protein product: MDGTPAEVIEVIGSTGMHGEAMQVKARILDGPNKGRIITRNTVGPIREGDVLMLLETEREAKKLSRR
- a CDS encoding DUF2298 domain-containing protein, coding for MIESGQIIAVLSWLFLLFLFHLSLYPLIKEYLPKIAVPVSWTAGFILTALATWYAVFCGLPPYTGLIPIIVAYLCTGIFHKTGHYKAIPSEWRYYLLFFGVFLAMLVVRAYNPDINGAEKFMDHGFLASILRTPLVPPLDPWFAGGFLNVYYYFGHWIIATPAMLTGIPSNILFSLALPTIAALSAVNLYGVGHLTLRRTRLLPVLAFFVVNPYFIYLGLTGTRAFTLLWDSSRVIQDTINEYPLFSFLFGDVHAHVLGIMAQSFLVLMVTAALVCWRDGTRARILILLLTALGLSVIPVVNSWDVLIWAPMILVTGFCLIGREYRGAPALTIQVVMHTVQTMIRERGGQWFQKPVIAAGFYLLLVPALSLALISPLLLGMHTQGIAGIGFVHTPTDIWQFIMVHGWFFAAFLFSFRSELRKVPWILLAIFPFFLTGYLSAALATLILIFVIRRRSGSADLLAAGGLTILLFCELIYLADNMGEVYYRMNTVFKLYIGAWLLCGTAAALMIGNELDAYITRKPGRTSRVISVSIIILLCLCLIVPPVIVSTIHGPHTPTLDGMAWLSQSHREDAEALAFLRTLPGEHIIVEAAGDDYQYTSRVSSFTGIPTIIGWQFHEYMWRGNYPEGWYGERGNHIRTIYENPDQTIPLMERYRADLLYVGPEEQQKYTISIPAHDLQELYRNRDVVIYQHQA
- a CDS encoding tetratricopeptide repeat protein, translated to MNSENRTIRITSLCILVSLLIAVVLISGCTETDRLSDEAKTAYNSGRYAEAVSLYNQAIELSGSNSQLYYLKGQALFELVRYKDAIDAFTAAIRIQPDYPEAWFMKGRASYMMGDYDEAVRSFYKAIELDETNTEYWYHRGLALSGRGQYDLAISHFDKILQMNPSLEKAWSSRGYAYVMEKNYNDALDSFEEALKINPGNAENWINKASVLRVLGRTDEADIAISQANLLYKKQGEVIARKIPKTPITVIP
- a CDS encoding 50S ribosomal protein L24e, whose amino-acid sequence is MIDTHICSFCGLQMEPGTGKMYVKKDGQIFYYCSTKCQKNHKLGRIPRRVRWTTAGRKALGKV
- the rpl7ae gene encoding 50S ribosomal protein L7Ae, whose product is MANYVTFEVSEEIQNKALEAVEAARESGKIKKGSNEATKAIERGIAQLVLIGGDVEPAEIVMHLGPLCEEKKIPYLFISKQNDIGAACGLEVGSAAAAIVKSGKAKETIDEIAAQIAALKAE